Proteins from a single region of Stutzerimonas stutzeri:
- a CDS encoding heavy metal sensor histidine kinase: MRLLPRSLSLRLAIAFALVAVVLLGAIGLYLYRSLEREIVWRDDQALLGRLERMQALLEDSASVEALRQRPQLYENMLGNRDSLLWLLDAQGRALIEINPARLPIPPLPAGDAAALQDIGEARLAWRRLPGEAGLTLVAGRLLSEREQMLAAYRVKLWWALSLGALLASVLGWLISRRALRPVRHLTRQALAIDVQHLHLRLDESAMPSELEPLRAALNQMLARLEQGFARLSRFSEDLAHEMRTPLGNLMGQTQQLLHRARAAEDYQALLVSNQEEYERLARMIDSMLFLARAEQPAAIERQRFALPTLVEQLCDYFEGVAEERGIQLLDETEGELCGDPELIRRALANLIANALRYGASDSPVRIVSGSEDGWRSVSVINQGPAIAAEHLPRLFDRFYRCDPSRAEPGDSGGLGLAIVRSIMQLHGGEVVVHSDMEMTDFTLRFAETAA, from the coding sequence GTGAGGCTGTTGCCGCGCTCGCTCAGCCTGCGCCTGGCCATCGCTTTCGCCCTGGTGGCGGTGGTGCTGCTCGGTGCCATCGGCCTCTATCTGTACCGCTCCCTGGAACGCGAGATCGTCTGGCGTGACGATCAGGCGCTGCTCGGCCGGCTGGAGCGCATGCAGGCCCTGCTCGAGGACAGCGCCAGCGTCGAGGCGCTTCGGCAGCGTCCCCAGCTTTACGAAAACATGCTGGGCAACCGCGACAGCCTGCTCTGGCTGCTGGATGCCCAGGGGCGCGCGCTGATCGAGATCAACCCGGCGCGGCTGCCCATTCCGCCACTGCCTGCCGGCGACGCTGCGGCACTGCAGGATATCGGCGAGGCGCGGCTGGCCTGGCGGCGGCTGCCGGGCGAGGCGGGGTTGACGCTGGTGGCCGGGCGCCTGCTGAGCGAGCGCGAACAGATGCTCGCGGCCTACCGTGTGAAGCTGTGGTGGGCGCTGAGCCTCGGTGCGCTGCTGGCGTCAGTGCTCGGTTGGCTGATCAGCCGGCGCGCGCTACGTCCCGTACGGCATCTCACGCGCCAGGCCCTGGCGATCGATGTGCAGCACCTGCACTTGCGCCTGGACGAATCGGCGATGCCGAGCGAACTGGAACCGCTGCGTGCCGCGCTGAACCAGATGCTGGCCCGGCTGGAGCAGGGTTTCGCGCGGCTGTCGCGCTTCAGCGAGGACCTGGCCCACGAGATGCGTACGCCATTGGGCAACCTCATGGGCCAGACCCAGCAACTGCTGCACCGTGCCCGCGCGGCGGAGGATTACCAGGCGCTGCTGGTCTCCAATCAGGAGGAGTACGAGCGCCTGGCGCGGATGATCGACAGCATGCTGTTTCTCGCCCGTGCCGAGCAGCCGGCGGCCATCGAGCGACAGCGCTTTGCACTGCCGACACTGGTCGAGCAACTGTGCGACTACTTCGAAGGCGTCGCCGAAGAGCGCGGCATTCAGCTGCTCGATGAAACCGAGGGCGAGCTGTGTGGCGACCCCGAACTGATTCGCCGGGCGCTGGCGAACCTGATTGCCAATGCGCTGCGCTACGGCGCCAGTGACAGCCCGGTGCGCATCGTCAGCGGCTCAGAGGACGGCTGGCGGTCGGTCAGTGTGATCAATCAGGGGCCGGCGATTGCAGCCGAGCATCTGCCGCGGCTGTTCGACCGCTTTTACCGCTGCGATCCGTCACGCGCCGAGCCGGGCGATTCCGGCGGCCTAGGGTTGGCCATTGTGCGTTCGATCATGCAGCTGCACGGCGGCGAGGTGGTTGTGCATAGCGACATGGAGATGACCGATTTCACCCTGCGTTTCGCCGAAACGGCGGCCTGA
- a CDS encoding exodeoxyribonuclease III → MDSLKIATYNINGIRARRANLLEWLAREQPDVVCLQELKAQDADFPIDDIRAAGYGAIWQGQKSWNGVAILARDYKLAWFERFIEHAAGLLASGHPVVLAGDYNVVPTDEDIYNPRSWRKDALLQPESRACYERLLAQGWTDALRAQFPDEPVYTFWDYFRQHWQKNSGLRIDHLLLSPDLAPRLQDAGVDRWVRDQAHASDHAPTWVRLAVDEG, encoded by the coding sequence GTGGATAGTCTGAAAATCGCTACCTACAACATCAATGGCATCCGTGCACGTCGGGCCAATCTGCTCGAATGGCTGGCGCGCGAGCAGCCTGATGTGGTCTGCCTGCAGGAACTCAAGGCGCAGGACGCCGACTTTCCCATCGATGACATCCGCGCGGCCGGCTATGGCGCGATCTGGCAGGGGCAGAAGTCGTGGAATGGCGTGGCGATCCTGGCCCGCGATTACAAGCTGGCTTGGTTCGAGCGCTTCATAGAGCACGCCGCCGGCCTGCTCGCCAGCGGCCACCCGGTAGTGCTGGCCGGCGACTACAACGTGGTGCCCACTGACGAAGACATCTACAACCCGCGCTCCTGGCGCAAGGATGCGCTGCTGCAGCCGGAAAGCCGCGCGTGCTATGAGCGCTTGCTGGCTCAGGGCTGGACCGATGCCTTGCGCGCCCAGTTTCCGGACGAACCGGTCTATACCTTCTGGGACTATTTCCGTCAGCACTGGCAGAAGAATTCCGGGCTGCGCATCGACCATCTGCTGCTCAGCCCGGACCTCGCGCCGCGGCTGCAGGATGCCGGCGTCGACCGCTGGGTGCGCGACCAGGCACATGCCAGTGACCATGCCCCGACATGGGTACGCCTTGCAGTCGATGAGGGCTGA
- a CDS encoding EAL domain-containing protein, producing MLRHLDSTREVLDPAAMLAKLEAGNLSIGTMLCEALHAVRNHLGMEVAFVAEFSEGARIFRHVDGRTEHLTLCVGDSGPLEESYCQRVVDGRLPELINDATQLAEALLLPVTAELPVGAHLSVPIRFSDGALYGTFCCFSTRPDSSLNERDLNTLRLFAAFAGRLLESQAKRLDAREAKRNRVAAVLANRAYGVVYQPIVHLVENRIVGHEALARFSAEPQRTPDKWFDEAGQVGLQQELEVALIEAALKGMDRLPPDSYLSLNVSPDTILAGALDNVLAHQPMVRLMLEVTEHACVQDYALLAEALEPLRSKGLRLAVDDAGAGYASFRHILKLKPDVIKLDSSLIRNIDSDTGSRALAAALIRFAEETGCKVVAEGVETREELAMLRRLEVNKAQGYLLGRPMPLHARVAAG from the coding sequence ATGCTCAGACACCTAGATTCAACCCGCGAAGTGTTGGACCCCGCAGCGATGCTGGCGAAGCTGGAGGCCGGCAACCTGTCGATCGGCACGATGCTATGCGAGGCCTTGCACGCCGTGCGCAACCACTTGGGAATGGAGGTGGCGTTCGTTGCCGAGTTCAGCGAGGGTGCCCGCATCTTCCGACACGTCGACGGCCGGACCGAACACCTGACGCTCTGCGTTGGTGACTCCGGTCCGCTAGAGGAAAGCTACTGCCAACGGGTTGTTGACGGGCGCCTGCCCGAGCTGATCAACGACGCCACGCAGCTCGCTGAAGCGTTGCTCCTGCCGGTTACCGCCGAGCTGCCAGTTGGCGCCCATCTGAGCGTGCCTATCCGCTTCAGCGATGGTGCGCTCTACGGTACTTTCTGCTGCTTCAGCACACGGCCGGACAGTAGCCTGAACGAGCGCGATCTCAACACGTTGCGCCTGTTTGCGGCATTCGCCGGGCGGTTGCTCGAATCCCAGGCGAAAAGACTGGATGCACGCGAGGCGAAGCGCAATCGGGTCGCAGCGGTGTTGGCCAACCGCGCCTATGGCGTGGTCTATCAGCCAATCGTGCATCTTGTAGAGAACCGCATCGTTGGCCATGAGGCGCTGGCTCGGTTCAGCGCAGAGCCGCAACGCACGCCGGACAAGTGGTTCGATGAGGCGGGGCAGGTGGGCCTGCAGCAAGAGCTGGAGGTAGCACTGATTGAAGCGGCTTTGAAAGGCATGGATCGGTTGCCGCCCGACAGCTACCTGTCGCTGAACGTCTCGCCCGACACCATTCTTGCCGGGGCGCTGGACAATGTGCTGGCCCACCAGCCAATGGTGCGTCTGATGCTGGAGGTCACCGAGCACGCTTGCGTACAGGATTATGCATTGCTCGCTGAAGCGCTCGAGCCGCTGCGCAGCAAAGGATTGCGCCTGGCTGTCGATGATGCGGGCGCCGGCTACGCCAGCTTCCGCCACATCCTCAAGCTCAAGCCTGATGTGATCAAGCTCGATAGTAGCCTGATCCGTAATATCGATAGCGACACTGGCAGCCGCGCCCTGGCTGCTGCACTGATCCGTTTTGCCGAGGAGACAGGCTGCAAGGTGGTGGCCGAAGGCGTCGAAACGCGCGAAGAGCTGGCCATGTTGCGGCGCTTGGAAGTGAACAAGGCGCAGGGTTACCTGTTAGGCCGGCCAATGCCCCTCCATGCTCGTGTCGCTGCAGGCTGA
- a CDS encoding PA2169 family four-helix-bundle protein, whose protein sequence is MDTKDTISVLNDLIETSKDGEKGFLECAEDLRDPQLKSTMNQRSRDCATAAAELQQLVRSMGGDPETSTSMAADMHRRWVDLKSMITGKDDEAILNECERGEDVAVKSYRKALEKDLPAEVRIVVERQYQGVQRNHDQVKALRDAARARS, encoded by the coding sequence ATGGATACGAAAGACACGATTTCAGTGCTCAACGATCTGATTGAAACTAGCAAGGACGGCGAAAAAGGCTTTCTCGAATGCGCTGAGGACCTGCGTGATCCGCAGCTCAAGAGCACCATGAATCAACGTTCGCGCGATTGCGCCACGGCCGCTGCCGAGCTGCAGCAGCTGGTCCGCTCGATGGGCGGTGATCCGGAAACCAGCACCAGCATGGCGGCCGATATGCACCGCCGTTGGGTCGACCTCAAGTCGATGATCACCGGCAAGGACGATGAGGCTATCCTCAACGAGTGTGAGCGTGGTGAAGATGTTGCGGTGAAGAGCTACCGCAAGGCATTGGAAAAAGATCTGCCGGCCGAAGTGCGGATCGTGGTTGAACGTCAATACCAGGGCGTGCAGCGCAACCATGACCAGGTCAAGGCATTGCGTGACGCGGCGCGCGCACGCAGCTGA
- a CDS encoding ISL3 family transposase — MHPIDLASFWPGYDAVACRSSANNSLLIELEPQAGSVPKCGRCGQLSPLIHERRIRLVRDRDLFDQRVLLQLPVRRVDCLNCGRVTERIDWLEPASRLTRRLQVWLESLLRLLPISHVSQLTGLHWHTLKTLDKRRLQAEVGTFYSSGVRRLVMDEFALHKGHRYATVIMDAERTRVLWVGHGNSREAIRPFFELLGEHCQQIEAVAMDMNTAFDLEVKKHCPQAEVVYDLFHVVARYGRDVIDRIRVDQANLLREDKPARKAVKQSRWLLLRNRDNLKDGQAVQLQELLAANQPLATVYVLKDALKDVWYAPSVREGWRRWRTWLRHARESDLAPLQRFARNLRKYARGILASAHFHMHTSVLEGVNNRIKVIKRMAYGFRDSEYFFLKIKAAFPGKAR; from the coding sequence GTGCATCCTATTGATCTTGCCTCGTTCTGGCCAGGCTATGACGCCGTTGCCTGCCGTTCATCCGCCAACAACTCCCTTCTGATTGAGCTCGAGCCTCAAGCCGGTTCAGTGCCCAAGTGCGGGCGTTGTGGTCAGCTCAGTCCGTTGATTCACGAGCGCCGAATTCGTCTGGTGCGCGATCGTGATCTGTTCGATCAGCGCGTCTTGCTTCAACTACCCGTGCGCCGAGTCGATTGCCTGAACTGTGGTCGGGTGACCGAGCGGATCGACTGGCTGGAGCCTGCATCTCGCCTGACCCGGCGGTTACAGGTCTGGCTCGAAAGCTTGCTGCGGCTGCTGCCGATCAGCCACGTCAGCCAGCTCACCGGCCTGCACTGGCACACCCTCAAGACGCTCGACAAGCGCCGCCTGCAAGCCGAGGTAGGCACCTTCTATTCAAGCGGTGTCCGCCGCCTGGTGATGGACGAGTTCGCCCTGCACAAGGGGCATCGCTATGCCACGGTCATCATGGACGCCGAGCGAACACGGGTGCTGTGGGTCGGCCACGGCAACAGCCGTGAGGCGATCCGCCCGTTCTTTGAATTGCTCGGCGAGCACTGCCAGCAGATTGAGGCGGTGGCCATGGACATGAACACGGCTTTCGACCTGGAGGTGAAGAAGCATTGCCCGCAGGCCGAAGTGGTGTACGACCTGTTTCACGTCGTCGCGCGCTACGGTCGGGATGTGATCGACCGAATCCGGGTCGACCAGGCCAACCTTCTGCGCGAAGACAAGCCGGCACGAAAGGCGGTCAAGCAGAGTCGTTGGCTGCTGCTGCGCAACCGCGACAACCTGAAGGACGGACAGGCCGTGCAGTTACAGGAGCTGCTTGCTGCCAACCAGCCGTTGGCTACGGTCTATGTGCTCAAGGATGCGCTGAAGGATGTTTGGTACGCCCCCAGCGTACGAGAGGGTTGGCGACGCTGGCGAACCTGGCTGCGACATGCTCGCGAGAGCGACCTCGCGCCGCTGCAACGCTTCGCTCGCAACCTGCGCAAATACGCGCGAGGCATCCTTGCCAGTGCTCACTTCCACATGCATACCAGCGTCCTTGAGGGTGTTAACAACCGCATCAAGGTAATCAAGCGCATGGCCTATGGATTCCGGGACTCGGAGTACTTCTTCCTGAAAATCAAGGCCGCCTTCCCCGGGAAAGCGCGATGA